Proteins found in one Zea mays cultivar B73 chromosome 1, Zm-B73-REFERENCE-NAM-5.0, whole genome shotgun sequence genomic segment:
- the LOC109943718 gene encoding protein ILITYHIA, translated as MYNSSSMDSCPVLQHGLLLDRQQPRPHPGISKTTQQLDGIYALFAVLRLAVVDTKADGAILKEELWTLIAQNEPSLISLQLVILLF; from the exons ATGTACAATTCAAGCAG CATGGACTCCTGCCCAGTTCTACAGCATGGACTCCTTCTAGACCGCCAACAACCCCGTCCGCACCCAGGCATCAGCAAGACAACACAACAATTGGATGGAATCTATGCACTCTTTGCAGTATTGAGGCTTGCTGTTGTTGATACAAAAGCAG ATGGTGCCATTCTGAAGGAGGAACTGTGGACATTGATTGCTCAAAATGAACCCTCATTAATCTCTTTACAGTTGGTAATTCTGTTGTTCTGA
- the LOC100284883 gene encoding mitochondrial import inner membrane translocase subunit Tim8 (The RefSeq protein has 1 substitution compared to this genomic sequence): MDNPEMQRFIQKEQQKAMMNEMVGKLTSACWDKCITSAPGSKFSSGESTCLTNCAQRFLDLSVLIAKRFEMQ, encoded by the exons ATGGACAACCCCGAGATGCAGCGATTCATTCAG AAAGAGCAGCAGAAGGCGATGATGAACGAGATGGTCGGCAAGCTAACGAGCGCGTGCTGGGACAAATGCATCACCAGCGCTCCCGGGAGCAAGTTCAGCTCCGGGGAATCAACCTGCCTGACCAACTGCGCTCAGAGGTTCCTCGACATGAGCGTGCTGATTGCCAAACGCTTCGAGATGCAGTGA